The Calothrix sp. PCC 7507 DNA segment TTAGGAAAAAGTAATAAGCAGGAAGTCAATAGAATTACTTTTTTACTTGTTTGAGAAATGGTAAATGACGGCTTCATAGTGCAGTGCGATTATTGTGAATGACCTTATTTTGATTAAGAATAAATACTCAATAGAACTCTGTTCTTTTATAACTCAAAAATTTTCATATCACTTTATTTATAAACAACAAAAACTTTTTTTAAACAGTGAGCGTAGTCGAACTGCTAATTAACTTGTATGAGTTGAATGGGCAATGAGTCTGGAGGTAGTAACCCTAACCAAGCTAAATTTTGGGTGTAATAAGCTGAGTCATCACCCCATATTCCTTGTTTGTATTGAGGGAGTAATTTTTTTAGCAGCAGTTCTTGTGCTAAAGCTGGTTTTACTAACCGCATAGCAGCATAGAACATGGCATATTGAGATGTGGCTTCATAATCTACTAATGGTTTTCCTTGGAGATCGATCCGTGCTGGTAAACGTGATTGTTGAGTCCACAATTTTTGTAGATGCTGAGTCGATTGCTGCAAATAACGCCGCGCTTGTGGTGAATTGAACCAGGCGGCATCAAGTGATAAACGCCACCAAACTCGATAAGCGTCAAAGCTATACAAGCTCTGAAGATTGCTTGATTGGGGGACGATTTGGAATTGACCAGTTTTGATATCTAGAGCCACCCAATCACTAGGCAAACCAACGGTAGAAAGCCGCGTCGAATTTTCCAGGATTTCGTAACTGGTATCAACTAAACTCAACCATTCACGGGCGGGATCAACTTGTGCAAATATGCGAAAAGCATAAGGTGCGAGATATGAGGGATTGAGGTAAAGGGTGGATTCATTAGGAATAAATGCTGCTTTCGGTCCTGGTAGAAGATAGCGCTTACCTCCGTATCCTGGGGCGCTGGAAAGGTTCCATAAATCCTGTAGTTTTGTTTTTGCCAATTCCAAGTATTCAGGACGATTCCAGCGGCGTGAAGCCAAAATCAGGGCAGTAATCGCATCGATATCACCATCGCTAGCGAAGTTGCTATCGATGACACCCCAATTACCATCTGGCTTTTTTCCCCATTTCCAAGCCCATAGACTGTCTGTGCGTTTGCCATTCTGTTGTCGAAAGAGATTATTTTCAGACCACTTTAAAGTTTTGGCAAAAGTTTCGGGGTCATCAATAAGTACAGAACGCAGCATGGCATAGGCTTGACCTTCACTAGTTGAGCGATCGCTCGCTTCAAAGTCAATTACCCGCCCATCACTTTGGATAAATCTCCGTCGGTAGCTGTCCCAGCTTTCGGCTAGTAAGTCCCGATTTGGGGTAGATTGGGGTAGAGCCGCCAAAAATACCGACAAATTTTCACCACTACCAGGAGTAGTGACGTTTGGTACGGGAGTCTGATTATTCAGTGTTTTAGGATCGACTGAATAACCAGAAACACATGCATAGAGATTGATCAGGCTGGCAATAATCGCCACTTTTGGGAGATACCGCATCTTGGGG contains these protein-coding regions:
- a CDS encoding glycosyl hydrolase family 8, translated to MRYLPKVAIIASLINLYACVSGYSVDPKTLNNQTPVPNVTTPGSGENLSVFLAALPQSTPNRDLLAESWDSYRRRFIQSDGRVIDFEASDRSTSEGQAYAMLRSVLIDDPETFAKTLKWSENNLFRQQNGKRTDSLWAWKWGKKPDGNWGVIDSNFASDGDIDAITALILASRRWNRPEYLELAKTKLQDLWNLSSAPGYGGKRYLLPGPKAAFIPNESTLYLNPSYLAPYAFRIFAQVDPAREWLSLVDTSYEILENSTRLSTVGLPSDWVALDIKTGQFQIVPQSSNLQSLYSFDAYRVWWRLSLDAAWFNSPQARRYLQQSTQHLQKLWTQQSRLPARIDLQGKPLVDYEATSQYAMFYAAMRLVKPALAQELLLKKLLPQYKQGIWGDDSAYYTQNLAWLGLLPPDSLPIQLIQVN